In the Ictalurus punctatus breed USDA103 chromosome 7, Coco_2.0, whole genome shotgun sequence genome, one interval contains:
- the LOC128633101 gene encoding carcinoembryonic antigen-related cell adhesion molecule 5, which translates to MELRPLRVMILLISLIRVGQAQAVFKPVLSVEPNSPQIFRGATVTLTCRISGGNGPYYWYKDDDNVHSSAENYYTINVGQSHKYRCYGSVDGRTTTGSNEVTLSVIERPKAVLTLQPDGPIFSGQEVTFTCEIRGHVETEWMYNWYKDGVQISSSVENSKYLFIAAESLRAKYTCSGWRRSDSQTSETSNAVTLTVSEKPKPTVRVSPQSSVYTGDRVTLNCNLLSNGWTFLWYKDRVQVAEDTDTLHDTVSNAGETVYQCKARRGNYDSELSDTVTVTVRALPKPVVSINPDVQVYRGETVTLRCDIQDEEDSDWIYSWNKDGSGVSSEQEYRIRSAETSHAEKSKPELTPSREGAVLKGNYVILFCTLKLQSAGWKFYWIKPTQSTETETETETDYYTSTYSAVRISDGGQYRCRAGRGNPVYFTHYSDALWVNVTESPKAVVTIKPDKHVFRGETVTLRCEIQGGGDTEWTYSWYKKDYTLYPYPTTQEFSFSSVRNDNSGKYTCRGRRSDSQRSEISNAVTLTVSDAAEAVVSVSPLRWLTEGDSVTLSCEVKHSSTGWTFSWYTEVPSRDSQGSLRYSTALLSDSSRGSGGSYTLSPVTVNHTGVYMCRAERGESVFHTQFSNLQPLCITGESPPVSLIINPSRTQHFTADSLSLSCEDQSDSTGWTVRGYTHRETVSDCSSVSGSTCNISSLSTSHTGVYWCQSESGGRSNPVNITVHNGHVILDSPVHPVTEGHPLTLHCLSRNSRTSDSGIDFYKDGSVLQNKTTGEMTISTVSKSDEGFYHCKHPERGESPKSWVSVRDSGSGSSIDIVSVAVGLSLALLFIILLLILLWWHKSNKGKDRDVQQNSNQTPGQNPGQSGAEDSQSAYIPLQTGNVHIYATVENASKSDAAAEPSGAIYTKDMKKKEPHNNKNDDAGPSDVTYTELELKPQKKTKKNQVKASVEYETVYSLLKQNT; encoded by the exons ATGGAGCTCCGTCCACTCCGTGTGATgatct TGCTTATTTCACTTATCCGAGTCGGACAAGCTCAAG cagtgtttaaacCAGTTCTGTCTGTGGAGCCGAATTCACCtcaaatattcagaggagcgaCGGTTACACTCACATGTAGGATTTCAGGAGGAAATGGACCGTACTACTGGTACAAAGATGATGATAATGTTCACAGTTCTGCTGAAAATTACTACACTATAAATGTAGGTCAGAGTCACAAATACAGATGTTACGGGTCTGTTGATGGACGGACAACAACAGGGAGTAATGAAGTGACTCTCTCAGTGATAG AGAGACCAAAAGCCGTTCTGACTCTGCAGCCTGATGGACCGATATTCAGTGGACAGGAAGTCactttcacatgtgaaatacgAGGACATGTAGAGACTGAGTGGATGTACAACTGGTATAAAGATGGTGTCCAAATATCCTCCTCTGTTGAGaacagtaaatatttattcattgctGCAGAGTCTCTTAGAGCTAAATACACCTGCAGTGGATGGAGAAGAAGCGACTCTCAGACCTCAGAGACCAGCAACGCTGTTACACTCactgtgtcag aaaaacccaaaccgactgtgagagtgagtcctcagagctccgtctacactggagaCAGAGTTACTCTGAACTGTAATCTGCTGTCTAATGGATGGACTTTTCTCTGGTACAAAGATCGAGTCCAAGTAGCTGAAGACACCGACACACTCCATGATACAGTCTCTAATGCAGGAGAAACAGTGTATCAGTGTAAAGCACGCAGAGGAAACTACGACTCAGAGCTCAgtgatacagttacagttacagttagaG CGCTCCCAAAACCTGTGGTGTCCATAAATCCTGATGTACAGGTGTACAGAGGAGAGACTGTCACTCTCAGATGTGACATACAGGATGAAGAGGACTCTGACTGGATCTACAGCTGGAATAAAGATGGTTCTGGTGTCAGTAGTGAACAGGAGTACAGAATCAGGAGTGCTGAAACATCTCATGCAG AAAAATCTAAACCTGAACTCACACCAAGTCGTGAAGGAGCTGTACTGAAAGGAAACTACGTGATTCTGTTCTGTACACTGAAGCTGCAGTCTGCTGGATGGAAGTTTTACTGGATCAAACCCACACAgagcactgagactgagactgagactgaaacaGACTACTACACTAGCACATACAGTGCAGTTAGAATCTCTGATGGGGGTCAGTACAGGTGCAGAGCTGGAAGAGGAAACCCAGTCTACTTCACACATTACAGTGATGCACTCTGGGTAAATGTTACTG AGAGTCCTAAAGCTGTGGTGACCATAAAGCCTGATAAACATGTGTTCAGAGGAGAGACTGTGACTCTCAGATGTGAAATACAGGGAGGAGGAGACACTGAGTGGACATACAGCTGGTATAAGAAAGATTACACACTCTACCCATACCCCACAACACAggagttcagcttcagctcagttAGAAATGATAACAGTGGTAAATACACCTGCAGAGGGAGGAGAAGTGACTCTCAGAGATCAGAGATCAGCAATGCTGTTACACtcactgtatcag ATGCAGCAGAGGCAGTAGTGAGTGTGTCTCCACTGCGCTGGCTGACTGAAGGAGACTCAGTGACTCTAAGCTGTGAGGTTAAACACTCCTCTACAGGCTGGACATTCAGCTGGTACACAGAGGTTCCCTCCAGAGACAGTCAGGGTTCCCTCAGGTACAGTACAGCGCTCctctcagacagcagcagaggatctggaggctcCTACACTCTCAGTCCTGTTACTGTGAATCACACAGGAGTTTATATgtgcagagcagagagaggagaaTCAGTCTTTCACACACAGTTCAGCAACCTACAGCCACTGTGCATCACTG gtgaatctcctccagtgtctctgatcatcaatcccagcagaactcaacactttactgctgactctctctcactgagctgTGAGGACCAGAGTGACTCTACTGGATGGACAGTGAGAGGATACACACACCGTGAGACAGTGTCTGATTGTTCATCAGTTTCAGGATCTACATGTAACATCAGCTCCCtctctacatcacacactggagtttactggtgtcagtctgaatctggaggacgcagtaatcctgtcaacatcacagtgcaca ATGGTCATGTGATCCTGGACAGTCCTGTCCATCCTGTGACTGAGGGACATCCTCTGACTTTACATTGTTTATCTCGCAACTCAAGGACCTCAGATTCTGGTATTGATTTCTATAAAGATGGTTCAGTCCTGCAGAACAAGACTACAGGAGAGATGACCATCAGTACTGTGTCAAAGTCAGATGAaggtttctaccactgtaaacacccagagagaggagagtcacCGAAAAGCTGGGTTTCAGTCAGAG aCTCAGGGTCTGGATCCAGTATTGATATAGTATCTGTGGCTGTGGGACTGAGTTTGGCCTTGTTGTTCATCATCCTTTTACTGATCCTGCTTTGGTGGCACAAATCCAACAAAG GAAAGGACAGAGACGTACAGCAGAACAGCAATCAGACACCAGGCCAGAACCCGGGTCAGTCAGGAGCTGAGGATTCTCAGTCAGCATACATACCACTTCAGACCG GAAATGTACACATTTATGCCACTGTGGAGAACGCAAGTAAAA gtgacgctGCAGCTGAACCCAGTGGGGCCATTTACACAAAGGACATGAAGAAAAAGGAGCCACACAACAATAAAA ATGATGATGCTGGACCCAGTGACGTGACTTACACTGAGCTTGAACTCAagccacagaaaaaaacaaagaaaaatcaag TGAAGGCCAGTGTAGAGTATGAAACTGTTTACTCACTGCTGAAGCAGAACACATAG